One window from the genome of Rhodococcus sp. ABRD24 encodes:
- the mca gene encoding mycothiol conjugate amidase Mca — translation MSGLRLMAVHAHPDDESSKGAATTARYAAEGNEVLVVTLTGGERGDILNPAMDVPGIRDRMTEVRREEMAEAARILGVQQTWLGFVDSGLPEGDPKPPLPEGCFALVPLELPTEALVKVIREFRPHVMTTYDENGGYPHPDHIRCHEVSMAAYEAAADPEQFPDAGEPWAVQKVYYSHGFIRKRLLQFQEEYERRGEEFPMADWLKKWKTEQGDLMARVTTQIECGDYFPQRDDALRAHATQIDPNGSFFAVPLDIQQKIWPTEEFELAKTRVSTAIPENDLFAGIVEDEQ, via the coding sequence GTGAGTGGATTGCGACTCATGGCCGTTCATGCCCATCCGGATGACGAGTCGAGTAAGGGTGCCGCGACGACGGCTCGCTACGCAGCAGAGGGCAACGAGGTGCTCGTCGTGACGCTGACGGGCGGCGAGCGCGGCGACATTCTCAACCCGGCGATGGATGTGCCGGGTATCCGGGATCGGATGACCGAGGTGCGCCGGGAGGAGATGGCGGAGGCCGCGCGGATCCTCGGGGTGCAGCAGACGTGGCTCGGTTTCGTCGACTCCGGCCTGCCTGAGGGTGACCCCAAGCCGCCGCTGCCCGAGGGTTGTTTCGCGCTGGTACCGCTCGAGCTGCCGACCGAGGCTCTGGTCAAGGTGATCCGCGAGTTTCGTCCGCACGTGATGACCACGTATGACGAGAACGGCGGCTATCCGCACCCCGATCACATCCGCTGTCACGAGGTGTCGATGGCGGCATATGAGGCGGCCGCGGATCCGGAGCAGTTCCCCGACGCCGGCGAGCCCTGGGCGGTGCAGAAGGTCTACTACTCGCACGGTTTCATCAGGAAGCGCCTGCTCCAGTTCCAGGAGGAGTACGAACGCCGCGGGGAGGAGTTCCCGATGGCCGACTGGCTCAAGAAGTGGAAGACCGAGCAGGGTGATCTGATGGCGCGGGTGACGACGCAGATCGAGTGCGGCGACTACTTCCCGCAGCGCGACGACGCCCTGCGGGCGCACGCGACTCAGATCGACCCCAACGGATCGTTCTTCGCGGTGCCGCTGGATATCCAGCAGAAGATCTGGCCGACCGAGGAGTTCGAGCTGGCCAAGACCCGGGTGAGCACCGCAATCCCGGAGAACGACCTTTTCGCGGGCATTGTGGAGGATGAGCAGTAG
- a CDS encoding cystathionine beta-synthase: MRIADHVVDLIGNTPLVKLSSVVGPGSGLVAAKVEYLNPGGSSKDRIAVKMIDAAEASGELKPGGTIVEPTSGNTGVGLALVAQKRGYKCVFVCPDKVSEDKRNVLRAYGAEVVVCPTAVAPEHPDSYYNVSDRLVQEIPGAWKPNQYSNPGGPDSHYETTGPEIWRDTEGKVTHFVAGVGTGGTITGTGRYLKEVSGGKVKVIGADPEGSVYSGGTGRPYLVEGVGEDFWPTAYDPSIPDEIIAVSDADSFEMTRRLAREEGLLVGGSCGMAVVAALKVAEREGPDAVVVVLLPDGGRGYLSKIFNDEWMSSYGFLRSRLDGTTGEQTVGDVLRGKSGELPDLVHTHPSETLRDAIEILREYGVSQMPVVGAEPPVMAGEVAGSVSERDLLSAVFEGRAALADPVEKHMSKPFPLIGAGEPVSSATKALGDTDALMVVDDGKPVGVITRHDLLGFLSAGA, translated from the coding sequence ATGCGCATCGCGGATCATGTCGTCGATCTCATCGGCAACACCCCTCTGGTCAAGCTCTCCTCGGTAGTCGGCCCGGGTTCGGGACTGGTCGCGGCCAAAGTCGAGTACCTCAATCCCGGCGGCAGCTCCAAGGACCGCATCGCGGTCAAGATGATCGACGCCGCGGAGGCGTCGGGCGAGCTGAAGCCCGGCGGCACCATCGTCGAGCCCACGTCCGGCAATACCGGCGTCGGCCTCGCACTGGTCGCGCAGAAGCGTGGCTACAAGTGTGTGTTCGTCTGCCCCGACAAGGTCTCGGAGGACAAGCGCAACGTGCTGCGCGCGTACGGCGCCGAGGTCGTGGTGTGCCCCACCGCGGTCGCCCCCGAGCACCCGGACAGCTACTACAACGTCTCCGACCGCCTCGTGCAGGAGATCCCCGGCGCCTGGAAGCCCAACCAGTACTCCAACCCGGGCGGCCCCGACAGCCACTACGAGACCACCGGGCCCGAGATCTGGCGGGACACCGAGGGCAAGGTGACGCACTTCGTCGCGGGCGTCGGCACCGGCGGCACCATCACCGGCACCGGCCGCTACCTCAAGGAGGTCTCGGGCGGCAAGGTCAAGGTCATCGGCGCGGACCCGGAGGGTTCGGTGTACTCGGGCGGCACCGGACGGCCGTACTTGGTGGAGGGTGTCGGCGAGGATTTCTGGCCGACCGCCTACGACCCGTCGATCCCGGACGAGATCATCGCCGTCTCCGACGCCGACTCGTTCGAGATGACCCGACGCCTCGCCCGCGAGGAGGGCTTGCTGGTCGGCGGCTCCTGCGGCATGGCCGTCGTCGCCGCGCTCAAGGTTGCCGAGCGCGAGGGCCCGGATGCCGTCGTCGTCGTGCTACTGCCCGATGGTGGCCGCGGCTACCTGTCGAAGATCTTCAACGACGAGTGGATGTCGTCGTACGGTTTCCTGCGCAGTCGTCTCGACGGCACCACCGGTGAGCAGACCGTCGGCGACGTGCTGCGTGGCAAGTCCGGTGAGCTGCCGGATCTGGTGCACACTCACCCGTCGGAGACGTTGCGCGATGCGATCGAGATCCTGCGCGAGTACGGCGTCTCGCAGATGCCGGTTGTCGGTGCGGAGCCTCCCGTCATGGCCGGTGAGGTCGCGGGCAGCGTGTCGGAGCGCGACCTGCTCAGTGCCGTCTTCGAGGGCCGCGCAGCCCTCGCCGATCCGGTCGAAAAGCACATGAGCAAGCCGTTCCCGCTGATCGGCGCGGGCGAGCCGGTGTCCTCGGCTACCAAGGCGCTCGGCGACACCGACGCGCTGATGGTGGTCGACGACGGCAAGCCCGTCGGCGTCATCACCCGCCACGACCTGCTCGGGTTCCTCAGCGCGGGAGCCTGA
- a CDS encoding acetyl-CoA C-acetyltransferase yields the protein MPEAVIVSVARSPIGRAVKGSLASMRPDDLAAQMIAAALAKVPELDPTEINDLMLGCGLPGGKAGFNMARIVAIKLGYDSLPGTTITRYCSSSLQTTRMALHAIKAGEGDVFISAGVESVSSFAAGNSDSLPDTKNPFFAEAMERTAVAAQGGVKWSDPRENDIVPDAYIAMGQTAENVAQLTGISREDQDRWGVRSQNRAEEAIKAGFFEREITPVTLADGTVVSTDDGPRAGVTYEAVSQLKPVFRPDGTVNAGNCCPLNDGAAALVIMSDTKAKELGLTPLARVVSTGVSGLSPEIMGLGPIEATKRALAIAGKSVSDIDLFEINEAFAVQVLGSARELEIDEDKLNVSGGAIAVGHPFGMTGARITATLLNNLQTHDKQFGVETMCVGGGQGMAMVLERLS from the coding sequence ATGCCCGAGGCAGTCATTGTCTCCGTTGCCCGCTCGCCCATCGGCCGCGCCGTGAAGGGCTCCCTGGCAAGCATGCGCCCGGACGACCTCGCCGCGCAGATGATCGCCGCCGCTCTGGCGAAGGTTCCCGAACTCGATCCCACCGAGATCAACGACCTGATGCTCGGCTGCGGCCTCCCCGGCGGCAAGGCCGGCTTCAACATGGCGCGCATCGTCGCCATCAAGCTCGGCTACGACAGCCTGCCCGGCACCACGATCACCCGCTACTGCTCGTCGTCGTTGCAGACCACTCGCATGGCGTTGCACGCGATCAAGGCCGGCGAGGGTGACGTGTTCATCTCCGCGGGTGTCGAATCGGTGTCGAGCTTCGCCGCCGGCAACTCGGACTCGCTGCCCGACACGAAGAACCCGTTCTTCGCCGAGGCCATGGAGCGCACCGCCGTCGCCGCGCAGGGCGGCGTCAAGTGGAGCGATCCCCGCGAGAACGACATCGTCCCCGACGCGTACATCGCGATGGGCCAGACCGCCGAGAACGTCGCGCAGCTGACCGGCATCTCCCGCGAAGACCAGGACCGCTGGGGCGTCCGCTCGCAGAACCGTGCCGAGGAGGCCATCAAGGCCGGCTTCTTCGAGCGGGAGATCACCCCGGTCACCCTCGCCGACGGCACCGTCGTCTCCACCGACGACGGCCCGCGCGCCGGCGTCACCTACGAGGCCGTCAGCCAGCTCAAGCCGGTGTTCCGTCCCGATGGCACCGTCAACGCCGGCAACTGCTGCCCGCTCAACGACGGCGCTGCCGCGCTGGTCATCATGAGCGACACGAAGGCCAAGGAGCTGGGCCTGACCCCGCTGGCTCGGGTCGTTTCCACCGGCGTCTCCGGCCTGTCCCCCGAGATCATGGGCCTGGGCCCGATCGAGGCCACCAAGCGCGCCCTCGCTATCGCCGGCAAGTCGGTCAGTGACATCGACCTGTTCGAGATCAACGAGGCATTCGCGGTGCAGGTCCTCGGCTCGGCTCGCGAGCTCGAGATCGACGAGGACAAGCTGAACGTCTCCGGTGGCGCCATCGCCGTCGGCCACCCGTTCGGCATGACCGGCGCCCGCATCACCGCGACGCTGCTCAACAACCTGCAGACCCACGACAAGCAGTTCGGTGTCGAGACCATGTGCGTCGGCGGCGGCCAGGGTATGGCGATGGTGCTCGAGCGTCTGAGCTGA
- a CDS encoding DUF4307 domain-containing protein: MNSTPPADRYGSTPTASRSRNWGKWVLTGIVVLAGIGIAYLGYTKFSVKDVEGKQVAFDIVDLQTMNIQFTVTREDPSEAAVCIIRTRSKDGSETGRREVYVAPSASQTVEITAPVHASKPPAMGDLYGCSMDVPAYLQAG, translated from the coding sequence ATGAACAGCACGCCTCCCGCCGATCGTTACGGGTCCACGCCCACAGCGTCCCGCAGCCGGAACTGGGGCAAATGGGTGCTCACCGGTATCGTCGTGCTGGCGGGAATCGGCATCGCCTACCTCGGGTACACCAAGTTCTCGGTCAAGGACGTCGAGGGCAAACAGGTCGCATTCGACATCGTGGACCTTCAGACGATGAACATCCAGTTCACCGTGACACGGGAGGACCCGTCCGAGGCCGCGGTATGCATCATCCGGACCCGGTCCAAGGACGGTTCCGAAACCGGCCGTCGCGAGGTCTACGTCGCGCCGTCGGCCTCCCAGACCGTCGAGATCACTGCTCCCGTTCACGCATCGAAGCCACCCGCGATGGGCGATCTGTACGGATGCAGCATGGACGTTCCCGCGTACCTTCAGGCGGGCTGA
- a CDS encoding cystathionine gamma-synthase, producing MSEQGFSNGFSTRAIHAGYEPDPQTGAVNVPIYASSTFAQDGVGGMRGGFEYARTGNPTRRPLEANLAALESGTFGRAFGSGMAATDCVLRSLLRPGDHLVIPNDAYGGTFRLIDKVFTQWGIEYTPAAVSDVDAVRAAIRPNTKLVWVETPTNPLLNIGDIAAISEVAHAAGAKMLVDNTFASPYLQQPLQLGADIALHSTTKYIGGHSDVVGGALVTADEELDTMFAFLQNGAGAVPGPFDAFLTMRGIKTLALRMERHSDNAEKVVDLLTGHAAISHVIYPGLESHPGHAVASKQMRRFGGMISVRLKGGKQAALDFCSRTQIFTLAESLGGVESLIEHPGAMTHASTAGSALEVPADLVRLSVGIEDASDLLADVEQALG from the coding sequence ATGAGTGAGCAGGGATTCTCCAACGGTTTCTCCACCAGGGCCATCCACGCCGGTTACGAGCCGGATCCGCAGACCGGCGCGGTCAACGTGCCGATTTACGCCAGTTCCACGTTTGCGCAGGACGGTGTCGGCGGCATGCGCGGTGGCTTCGAGTACGCGCGCACGGGCAACCCGACGCGTCGTCCGCTCGAGGCCAACCTCGCGGCGCTCGAATCGGGCACGTTCGGACGGGCGTTCGGCTCGGGCATGGCCGCGACGGACTGCGTGCTGCGGTCGCTGCTGCGCCCCGGCGACCACCTGGTGATTCCCAACGATGCCTACGGCGGCACGTTCCGGCTCATCGACAAGGTGTTCACGCAGTGGGGGATCGAATACACCCCCGCTGCGGTATCCGATGTCGACGCCGTTCGTGCCGCGATCCGCCCGAACACCAAGCTGGTGTGGGTCGAGACCCCGACCAACCCGCTGCTCAACATCGGTGACATCGCCGCGATCTCCGAGGTGGCGCACGCGGCTGGCGCAAAGATGTTGGTGGACAACACGTTTGCCTCGCCGTATCTGCAGCAGCCACTGCAGTTGGGCGCCGACATCGCGCTGCACTCGACCACCAAGTACATCGGCGGGCACTCCGACGTGGTGGGCGGCGCGCTGGTCACCGCCGACGAGGAACTCGACACCATGTTTGCGTTCCTGCAGAACGGTGCCGGTGCGGTGCCCGGTCCGTTCGACGCGTTCCTGACGATGCGCGGCATCAAGACCCTCGCACTGCGCATGGAACGGCACAGCGACAACGCCGAGAAGGTCGTCGACCTGCTCACCGGGCACGCCGCGATCTCACACGTCATCTACCCGGGCCTCGAGTCCCACCCCGGCCACGCGGTGGCGTCGAAGCAGATGCGACGATTCGGCGGCATGATCTCGGTGCGGTTGAAGGGTGGTAAGCAGGCCGCGCTCGACTTCTGCTCACGCACGCAGATCTTCACGCTCGCCGAGTCGCTCGGCGGCGTCGAGTCGCTCATCGAGCACCCCGGTGCGATGACGCACGCGTCGACTGCCGGTTCCGCGCTCGAGGTCCCTGCGGATCTGGTGCGCCTGTCCGTCGGTATCGAGGATGCCTCCGATCTGCTCGCCGACGTCGAGCAGGCTCTGGGCTGA
- a CDS encoding bifunctional lytic transglycosylase/C40 family peptidase, which yields MSLDPAAIIVAITAAASAAIQGTDVPPPVKDQAAEVIAGIDQAAPGAGEQVNSLLSLLPQDVRPQAERAVVDFTSAIPGVQQPTTGPLADTVSQPEPAPIPAPMPAPVGLPAAPVSAPTLAIPGIGGITLPSLPAILPNTNLGQVGSIAVFAPWLRKAGEICDGVKAPTLAALFSVENDFRYGPGAPVSLAGGRGPGKFMPSEWAKYGKDADGDGNADILGVADSVMAAGNMLCDNYAQVDGWKKDGLVQGDTLDLALAAFNSGARAVRKAGGVPSGVDDAADQSGPYAQKIRASEGQFEQLLSPFANFNLDLNLPTTGIGGAAVQLAMRYLGLPYVWGGGNISGPSMGGFDCSGLTSFAVFAATGGKVTLPRTSETQWGVGTEIPMAAAQPGDLVFGNWQAGGPGHVGIYMGNGMMVHAPTFGDVVKVGPIFDGMKARRVM from the coding sequence ATGTCATTGGATCCCGCGGCCATCATCGTGGCCATCACTGCGGCAGCGAGTGCGGCAATTCAGGGAACCGACGTTCCGCCCCCGGTGAAAGATCAAGCCGCCGAGGTCATCGCGGGCATCGATCAGGCAGCGCCCGGAGCAGGCGAGCAAGTCAACAGTCTCCTGTCGCTGCTGCCACAGGATGTGCGGCCGCAGGCCGAGCGGGCCGTGGTCGACTTCACGTCCGCGATCCCCGGGGTGCAGCAGCCCACGACGGGTCCTCTCGCCGATACCGTTTCGCAGCCGGAGCCCGCACCTATTCCCGCGCCGATGCCGGCCCCGGTCGGCCTGCCGGCGGCTCCCGTCTCGGCGCCGACCCTTGCGATTCCCGGAATCGGCGGTATCACGCTGCCTTCGTTGCCGGCGATCCTGCCGAATACCAATCTGGGACAGGTGGGTTCGATTGCGGTGTTCGCGCCGTGGTTACGCAAGGCCGGTGAGATCTGCGACGGTGTCAAAGCACCCACCCTGGCGGCACTCTTCTCCGTCGAGAACGACTTCCGTTACGGCCCCGGTGCACCGGTGTCTCTTGCCGGTGGGCGTGGTCCGGGCAAGTTCATGCCGAGTGAGTGGGCGAAGTACGGCAAGGACGCCGATGGTGACGGCAATGCCGACATCCTCGGTGTTGCCGATTCGGTGATGGCGGCTGGAAACATGCTGTGCGACAACTACGCGCAGGTCGACGGGTGGAAGAAGGATGGCCTGGTCCAGGGCGACACCCTCGATCTCGCGCTCGCGGCGTTCAACTCCGGAGCTCGCGCCGTGCGCAAGGCGGGAGGCGTTCCGTCCGGCGTCGACGACGCCGCAGACCAGAGCGGGCCCTATGCGCAGAAGATCCGCGCATCGGAGGGACAGTTCGAGCAGTTGCTGTCGCCGTTCGCGAACTTCAACCTGGACCTCAACCTCCCGACGACGGGCATCGGCGGCGCCGCCGTGCAGCTCGCGATGCGGTACCTGGGTCTTCCGTACGTATGGGGCGGTGGCAACATCAGTGGACCGTCGATGGGCGGCTTCGACTGCTCGGGTCTGACGTCGTTCGCGGTGTTCGCGGCGACGGGCGGCAAGGTGACGCTACCGCGTACGTCGGAGACGCAGTGGGGTGTCGGCACCGAGATCCCGATGGCCGCGGCGCAGCCCGGCGACCTGGTGTTCGGCAACTGGCAGGCCGGTGGTCCCGGACACGTCGGCATCTACATGGGTAACGGCATGATGGTCCATGCTCCGACGTTCGGCGACGTCGTCAAGGTCGGCCCGATCTTCGACGGCATGAAGGCGCGCCGGGTGATGTGA
- the greA gene encoding transcription elongation factor GreA: MTETQVTWLTQESHDRLKNELDQLIANRPVIAAEINERREEGDLKENGGYHAAREEQGQQEARIRQLQELLNNAKVGEAPTQSGIALPGSVVKVYYDGDESDTETFLIATREEGARDNKLEVYSPNSPLGGALLEAKVGETREYNLPNGSLMKVTLISAEPYHA, translated from the coding sequence ATGACCGAGACCCAGGTGACCTGGCTTACTCAGGAGTCTCACGACAGGCTCAAGAATGAGCTCGACCAGCTCATCGCCAATCGTCCGGTCATTGCCGCCGAGATCAACGAGCGTCGCGAAGAGGGCGACCTCAAGGAGAACGGTGGTTACCATGCCGCCCGCGAGGAGCAGGGCCAGCAGGAGGCACGCATCCGCCAGCTGCAGGAGCTGCTGAACAACGCGAAGGTCGGCGAGGCGCCCACCCAGTCCGGCATCGCACTGCCCGGCTCCGTCGTCAAGGTCTACTACGACGGTGACGAGTCCGATACCGAGACCTTTCTCATCGCAACCCGCGAAGAGGGCGCCCGGGACAACAAGCTCGAGGTCTACTCCCCGAACTCCCCGCTCGGCGGTGCGCTGCTCGAAGCGAAGGTCGGCGAGACCCGCGAGTACAACCTGCCCAACGGCAGCCTGATGAAGGTCACCCTCATCAGCGCGGAGCCGTACCACGCCTGA